A stretch of the Gammaproteobacteria bacterium genome encodes the following:
- the purL gene encoding phosphoribosylformylglycinamidine synthase: MLCLPGSPAHSEFRLKKQQQQLGAAGITVNGLSSRFIHLVHISDGELDKARLKVLQNLLTYGPALDSANVAGQEFYVVPRPGTISPWASKATDIAHNCGLDQVKRIERGILYTIDTADEVPADLLHDRMIEAVFSRLDDCKVLFESHKPRSFNEIDTRNRGRTALEQANTDLGLALSADEIDYLIEAYTELDRNPIDVELMMFAQANSEHCRHKIFNASWRIDGVEQELSLFKMIKHTHAQHSDGILSAYHDNSAVIEGFRATRFSPSPQASEYHYEETRLDILMKVETHNHPTAISPFPGAATGSGGEIRDEGATGTGSKPKAGLCGFSVSNLKIPGFEQPWEQDHGKPGRIASALDIMIEGPVGAASFNNEFGRPNTCGYFRTYEQSIVAETGPEVRGYHKPIMVAGGVGSIRREHVEKQDIPPGANLIVLGGPAMLIGLGGGAASSMASGSSSEQLDFASVQRGNPEMQRRVQEVIDRCLAQGAANPILSIHDVGAGGLSNALPELVNDALRGAELDLRRVPNDEPGMSPMEIWCNESQERYVLAVADDRLDDFIALCERERCIYAVLGKATEQRHLRVEDPHFDNTPVDLSLEVLLGKPPKMHRDAEHVETLQPEFDRGVVDLKQALYRVLHL; encoded by the coding sequence ATGCTATGCCTGCCCGGTAGCCCGGCACACTCCGAGTTCAGACTTAAAAAACAACAACAACAACTGGGCGCCGCAGGGATCACGGTAAACGGGCTCAGCAGCCGCTTTATTCACCTGGTCCATATCAGCGACGGCGAGCTCGACAAAGCACGGCTGAAGGTACTGCAAAACCTGTTGACCTATGGTCCCGCGCTCGATTCGGCAAACGTCGCCGGCCAGGAATTCTATGTAGTCCCGCGTCCTGGCACGATTTCACCCTGGGCCAGCAAGGCAACCGACATTGCGCATAACTGTGGCCTTGACCAGGTAAAGCGAATCGAACGCGGCATCCTCTACACCATTGATACGGCTGACGAAGTACCTGCCGACCTGTTACACGATCGTATGATCGAGGCCGTGTTTTCCCGTCTCGATGATTGCAAGGTGCTGTTTGAGAGCCATAAACCAAGATCTTTTAACGAAATCGACACTCGAAACCGGGGTCGTACCGCTCTGGAGCAGGCTAATACCGACCTGGGTCTCGCACTGTCAGCGGATGAAATCGATTACCTGATCGAAGCCTATACCGAGCTGGATCGCAATCCGATTGATGTTGAATTGATGATGTTCGCGCAGGCCAATTCAGAGCATTGCCGGCACAAGATTTTCAACGCAAGCTGGCGCATCGATGGCGTCGAACAGGAACTGTCCCTGTTCAAGATGATCAAGCATACGCATGCTCAACACAGCGACGGTATCCTGTCGGCCTATCACGATAATTCCGCGGTGATCGAGGGTTTCCGGGCAACCCGCTTCTCGCCCTCACCGCAGGCTTCCGAATATCATTACGAAGAAACCCGGCTCGACATCCTGATGAAGGTTGAAACCCATAATCACCCGACCGCGATATCGCCGTTCCCGGGGGCGGCCACAGGTTCGGGGGGTGAGATACGCGACGAGGGTGCAACCGGCACGGGATCCAAACCGAAGGCAGGCCTGTGTGGTTTTTCAGTGTCGAACCTGAAGATCCCGGGCTTTGAACAACCCTGGGAGCAGGACCATGGCAAACCAGGTCGTATTGCCTCGGCACTCGATATCATGATTGAGGGCCCGGTCGGAGCCGCATCGTTCAACAACGAATTCGGCCGCCCCAACACCTGTGGCTATTTCCGTACCTACGAGCAAAGCATTGTCGCCGAGACCGGGCCGGAAGTGCGCGGTTATCACAAACCGATCATGGTGGCCGGCGGGGTCGGCTCGATTCGACGCGAACATGTCGAAAAACAGGATATCCCACCCGGTGCCAACCTGATTGTGCTCGGTGGTCCGGCGATGTTGATCGGTCTCGGTGGCGGGGCAGCGTCGTCAATGGCTAGTGGCAGCAGCAGTGAACAGCTCGATTTCGCCTCGGTGCAGCGCGGAAACCCGGAAATGCAGCGTCGGGTGCAGGAGGTTATCGATCGTTGTCTGGCCCAGGGAGCCGCCAACCCGATTCTCTCGATTCACGATGTCGGTGCAGGGGGGCTGTCCAACGCGTTACCCGAACTGGTAAATGACGCTTTACGTGGAGCGGAACTGGATTTGCGCCGCGTCCCGAATGACGAGCCGGGCATGTCGCCGATGGAAATCTGGTGCAATGAAAGCCAGGAGCGTTACGTGCTTGCCGTTGCCGATGATCGACTCGACGACTTTATCGCCCTGTGCGAGCGCGAACGCTGCATTTACGCGGTGCTTGGCAAGGCCACCGAGCAACGTCACTTGCGGGTCGAAGACCCACATTTTGACAATACGCCAGTGGATCTGTCGCTCGAGGTCTTGCTCGGAAAACCACCGAAGATGCATCGGGATGCTGAGCATGTTGAAACCCTGCAACCCGAATTTGATCGCGGCGTGGTTGATTTGAAACAGGCGCTTTACCGCGTATTGCACTTA
- the amrA gene encoding AmmeMemoRadiSam system protein A yields the protein MLPSLCINLSKDEQFSLLDIARRSISHGLESGRALSIDVAQLSKNLQVDSAVFTTLMRSGELRGCIGSLQAVDPLAQAVANSAFNAAFRDRRFGKVDPTELDELRVEISVLSALDLIKVDSRQALLDALKPGEDGLLMEDRGYRSTFLPKVWEKIPLPNQFLEELMQKAGLPAGHWSDTIRFYRYHTLSFAEN from the coding sequence ATGCTGCCTTCGCTTTGCATTAATCTCAGCAAGGACGAGCAATTCAGCTTACTCGATATCGCGCGCCGATCGATTAGCCACGGTCTTGAATCGGGTCGGGCACTATCAATCGATGTAGCGCAGTTGAGTAAAAACCTGCAAGTCGATTCTGCCGTGTTCACTACCCTGATGCGTAGCGGCGAGTTGCGCGGTTGTATCGGTTCGTTGCAGGCGGTGGACCCACTGGCCCAGGCGGTTGCAAATTCGGCATTCAATGCCGCGTTTCGGGATCGCCGCTTCGGCAAGGTCGACCCCACGGAGCTGGACGAATTACGCGTCGAAATTTCGGTGTTGTCGGCGCTTGATCTCATCAAAGTCGACTCGAGGCAGGCCCTGTTGGACGCACTGAAACCGGGCGAGGACGGATTACTGATGGAAGACCGCGGATACCGGTCGACCTTTTTACCCAAGGTATGGGAAAAAATACCCTTGCCCAACCAGTTTCTTGAAGAGTTGATGCAGAAAGCCGGGCTGCCGGCCGGGCACTGGTCCGACACAATTCGTTTTTATCGCTACCATACCCTGTCGTTTGCCGAGAATTGA
- the amrB gene encoding AmmeMemoRadiSam system protein B, translating into MTTRPAAVAGYFYDANASRLQHHVKELLEAESALPDPLPKALIVPHAGYIYSGSTAACAFRCLLTDPDQVKRVILIGPAHRVYVEGMAIPSVDCFATPLGDIPLDREGLNQIEDLPGVQVSDEAHREEHSLEVQLPFLQSVLNQFTLIPLVVGGASAGEVATVIDALVDDPHTLLVISSDLSHFLSYPEAQQVDASTCDYILHKSTSLKGEQACGARAINGLMASAKCRALKVKLLHACNSGDTAGDLNRVVGYAAFALH; encoded by the coding sequence ATGACTACACGCCCAGCGGCGGTTGCCGGTTACTTCTACGACGCTAATGCAAGTCGTTTGCAACATCATGTCAAAGAACTGTTAGAGGCTGAATCAGCGCTTCCTGATCCGTTACCCAAGGCCCTGATCGTACCACACGCGGGCTATATCTACTCGGGTTCAACCGCAGCCTGCGCCTTTCGTTGCCTGTTAACTGATCCTGATCAAGTAAAGCGGGTAATATTGATCGGACCTGCGCACCGGGTGTACGTTGAAGGCATGGCAATCCCCTCCGTGGACTGCTTTGCGACGCCTCTGGGCGATATTCCACTGGACCGGGAGGGTCTCAACCAAATCGAAGATTTACCGGGTGTCCAGGTTTCGGATGAAGCCCATCGGGAAGAGCATAGCCTCGAGGTCCAGTTACCGTTTCTGCAGTCAGTATTGAACCAATTTACATTGATCCCTTTGGTGGTGGGAGGGGCTTCCGCCGGCGAGGTAGCAACCGTAATCGATGCCCTGGTCGATGATCCACATACGTTGCTGGTGATCAGCTCCGATTTATCGCATTTTTTAAGTTATCCGGAAGCACAGCAGGTCGATGCGAGTACTTGTGATTATATTCTGCATAAGTCCACGTCGTTGAAAGGCGAACAGGCTTGCGGCGCACGCGCAATTAACGGCCTGATGGCCTCTGCAAAATGCCGTGCGCTGAAGGTTAAACTGCTGCACGCCTGCAACTCGGGAGACACTGCAGGTGATCTGAACAGGGTGGTCGGCTATGCTGCCTTCGCTTTGCATTAA
- the amrS gene encoding AmmeMemoRadiSam system radical SAM enzyme: MQETIVKTKYWHRLDDGRLQCDLCPRHCHLRDGQRGLCYVRQRLDDEVKLVSYGRSSGFCVDPIEKKPLNHYFPGSSVLSFGTAGCNLACKFCQNWDMTKSREMDTLADAASPHKLARVASELSCLSVAFTYNDPVIFHEYAIDVAAACRERDINTVAVTAGYIDPEPRIEFFAAMDAANVDLKAFTDRFYYKICGGHLAPVLETLEYIRHETNCWLELTTLLIPGENDSDDELHQMTNWVVDKLGPDVPMHFTAFHPDWKMLDIKPTPLATLTRARKIAIENGVHYAYTGNVHDSSGSSTWCHSCGELLIERDWYVLGHWSLDANGCCTNCGTRLPGHFLEKPGKFGAQRIPVYLNRYAGE; this comes from the coding sequence ATGCAAGAAACGATCGTTAAAACCAAATACTGGCATCGCCTGGACGATGGGCGCCTGCAGTGTGACCTGTGCCCACGCCACTGTCACCTGCGAGATGGCCAACGCGGTCTTTGCTACGTGCGCCAACGCCTCGACGATGAAGTAAAACTGGTGAGTTACGGTCGATCGAGCGGTTTTTGTGTCGATCCGATCGAAAAAAAACCACTCAATCACTATTTCCCCGGCAGCTCGGTGCTATCGTTCGGCACTGCGGGTTGCAACCTGGCCTGCAAGTTTTGCCAGAACTGGGACATGACCAAGTCCCGCGAGATGGACACTCTGGCCGATGCCGCGTCACCACATAAACTTGCCCGTGTAGCGTCAGAATTGTCCTGCCTGAGCGTGGCATTTACCTATAACGACCCGGTTATTTTCCACGAGTACGCAATCGATGTCGCTGCCGCCTGTCGCGAGCGTGATATCAACACGGTCGCCGTGACGGCCGGCTACATCGATCCAGAGCCCAGGATCGAGTTCTTTGCCGCGATGGATGCCGCCAATGTTGATCTGAAAGCTTTTACCGACCGCTTTTATTACAAGATTTGCGGTGGGCACCTGGCGCCTGTACTGGAAACGCTCGAGTATATCCGGCATGAAACCAATTGCTGGCTCGAGCTGACAACGCTCTTAATCCCGGGGGAAAACGACTCCGACGACGAACTGCACCAGATGACAAACTGGGTGGTCGACAAGCTCGGGCCCGACGTGCCGATGCACTTTACCGCATTTCACCCCGACTGGAAGATGCTTGATATCAAGCCGACTCCGCTCGCGACGCTAACACGTGCGCGCAAGATCGCGATCGAAAACGGGGTGCATTACGCCTATACCGGCAACGTGCACGACAGCAGCGGTTCCAGCACCTGGTGTCATTCCTGTGGCGAATTACTAATCGAACGTGACTGGTACGTGCTGGGACACTGGAGTCTCGATGCCAACGGCTGCTGCACCAATTGTGGTACACGACTACCCGGACATTTCCTGGAAAAACCGGGTAAATTTGGTGCGCAGCGAATCCCGGTTTATCTCAACCGCTATGCCGGTGAATAA
- a CDS encoding monovalent cation:proton antiporter-2 (CPA2) family protein, which translates to MTGYFIQAFIYLCAAVIAVPLAKRLGLGSVLGYLMAGVIIGPMIGLVGEETQALQHFAEFGVVMMLFLIGLEMEPRMLWSMRKRLLGLGGLQVVLSTAAISLISLVFGIDWRIAFTIGLILALSSTAIVLQTLNEKGLTKTEGGRGAFAVLLFQDIAVIPMLALIPLLEIPELALAASEIASQTAAAHGHLDLVSGLPNWIYAIVVLGAIATVVFGGFYLSRPLFRFVAASGLREVFTATALMLVVGIAALMSLVGLSPALGTFLAGVVLANSEFRHELETNIEPFKGLLLGLFFITVGAGIDFGVLAQDWFLVAAITLSLITIKAVIVYILARSFGIQSIDRWLVTLGLAQAGEFGFVLLSFSLQNNVIPADIAELLALVVAISMFLTPALFIFFDKILVPRFETSTEQREYDVIDTSGRVLIAGIGRFGQIVNRLLVANNIETIVLDHDAGQVDNMRKLEIKSYFGDATRPELLDTAGLEDVDLFVIAIDDRERAVQLVEHIRQRCPDLTILARAFDQVHYYQLKQAGAQFVIKETYLAALDMGCEALTRLGFHPFRADQLRSAFIATENEMVEDLYQNWLITEDSGMRPGFRELFMQQEAAIRAAMQEDPAHGSDDD; encoded by the coding sequence ATGACCGGCTACTTTATCCAGGCTTTCATTTACCTGTGCGCTGCAGTTATCGCGGTACCCCTGGCGAAACGATTGGGGCTAGGTTCGGTGCTGGGTTACCTGATGGCCGGTGTCATTATCGGTCCGATGATTGGCCTGGTGGGCGAAGAAACACAGGCCCTGCAACATTTCGCCGAGTTTGGAGTGGTGATGATGCTGTTCCTGATCGGTCTCGAAATGGAACCACGCATGCTATGGTCGATGCGAAAACGACTGCTGGGACTTGGCGGCCTGCAGGTAGTATTGTCGACAGCCGCGATTTCGTTGATCAGCCTGGTATTCGGAATTGACTGGCGAATCGCGTTTACCATCGGCTTGATCCTCGCACTGTCATCGACAGCGATCGTATTGCAAACCCTGAACGAAAAGGGGCTGACGAAAACCGAAGGTGGGCGCGGTGCCTTTGCTGTCCTGCTATTCCAGGATATAGCGGTGATACCGATGCTGGCATTAATTCCGCTACTCGAGATTCCCGAGTTGGCATTGGCAGCCAGTGAAATTGCAAGTCAGACAGCCGCGGCCCACGGCCATCTGGACCTGGTATCCGGCCTGCCTAACTGGATTTACGCCATTGTCGTACTCGGCGCAATCGCCACCGTGGTGTTCGGCGGATTCTATCTTAGTCGGCCGCTGTTCCGCTTCGTCGCGGCATCCGGGTTGCGCGAGGTATTTACCGCAACCGCGTTAATGCTGGTCGTAGGTATCGCAGCATTAATGAGCCTGGTGGGCCTGTCACCCGCCCTCGGTACCTTCCTCGCGGGCGTGGTACTTGCGAATAGCGAGTTTCGTCACGAACTTGAAACCAATATCGAACCCTTCAAGGGGTTGTTACTCGGCCTGTTCTTCATCACCGTGGGCGCGGGCATTGACTTTGGCGTGCTGGCACAGGACTGGTTCCTGGTCGCTGCAATTACGTTATCGCTGATAACCATAAAGGCCGTAATCGTTTATATCCTCGCCCGATCGTTCGGTATCCAGTCGATCGACCGCTGGCTGGTGACACTCGGACTCGCACAGGCCGGAGAGTTTGGCTTCGTACTGCTGAGCTTCAGCTTGCAGAATAACGTGATTCCGGCCGATATCGCCGAGTTGCTTGCGCTCGTGGTCGCGATTTCGATGTTCCTGACACCTGCCCTGTTCATATTTTTCGACAAGATACTGGTCCCTCGCTTTGAAACCAGCACGGAACAGCGTGAATACGATGTCATCGATACCAGCGGTCGCGTACTTATTGCCGGCATCGGGCGCTTCGGTCAAATCGTGAATCGACTACTGGTTGCAAACAACATTGAAACCATAGTCCTCGACCACGATGCCGGGCAGGTTGACAACATGCGCAAACTCGAGATCAAGAGTTACTTCGGGGACGCGACCCGCCCCGAACTGCTCGACACGGCGGGACTGGAAGACGTCGACCTGTTCGTGATCGCAATCGACGACCGCGAACGCGCGGTACAGCTCGTAGAGCACATCCGCCAACGCTGTCCTGACCTCACAATACTGGCGCGCGCCTTCGACCAGGTTCATTATTACCAGTTGAAACAGGCTGGCGCGCAGTTCGTCATCAAGGAAACCTACCTTGCCGCACTTGATATGGGTTGCGAAGCGTTAACCCGCCTCGGCTTCCATCCGTTTCGAGCGGACCAATTAAGAAGCGCCTTTATCGCGACCGAGAACGAGATGGTCGAGGATCTATACCAGAACTGGCTCATTACGGAGGACAGCGGCATGCGCCCTGGTTTTCGGGAACTGTTCATGCAGCAGGAAGCCGCGATCCGCGCAGCCATGCAGGAAGACCCGGCTCATGGCTCTGACGACGACTGA